AAGAACTGCATGGCGTAGTGGATACCCTCCAAGTTGCGGTTAGGGATGGGTAGATCACGGGCAACAGTGGCACCCGTAGCGAAGACAACCGCGTCATACTCGCTGCGCAGCTTCTCGAGATTGGTCTGTCCCTCTTCGCCAACAGTGACACCAGTCTTGAAGACGATACCTTCGGCAGCCATAAAGTCGACACGGCGCTGAACAACCTTCTTGTCGAGCTTCATGTTGGGGATGCCGTACATGAGAAGACCACCGACACGGTCAGCCCGCTCGAATACGGTAACGCTGTGACCAGCCTTGTTGAGCTGATCAGCGCAGGCAAGACCAGCAGGACCGGAACCGATGATGGCAACAGTCTTGCCGGAGCGAACCTGTGGTGGCGAAGGAATCATCCAACCCTTCTCAAAACCGCGGTCGATAATGGCACACTCAATCGACTTGATACCAACGGGGTCCTCGTTGATGCCGAGAACGCAGGCACCCTCGCAAGGAGCCGGGCAAACACGACCAGTAAATTCCGGAAAATTGTTGGTCATTAAAAGCCTATTGAGGGCGTCACGCCACTGGCCCCTAGACATGTCGTTAGCAATAGTTCACCCTGGGGAATACAGCAGGTGTTACGTACTGAAAGACCAATTCGTTCCACTTAGGGATGATGTTAGAAATAGGACATCCAGTGTCAGACTGGCAGAAGGGTACACCGCAGTCCATGCAGCGGGCAGTCTGGTACTTCAGCTCGTCCTCGTTGAGACGCTGAGACAGCTCGGCCCAATCACGAGTCCTAGTCTTGGGATTGCGGTACTTCTCAGAGCGGCGCTGGTACTTCATGAAACCGCGGGTCTTGTCTAGCACAAgtgccttcttcttctctgcCTTGGCGTCGGTGACACTCTCTTCGATGTCGAGAAGGTCGCTCTTCTTCTTATTCTTGGCCTCAGCCTCGGCTTCCTTGTTGCGGGACTCCTCGTGGACGTTGCGGACGGGGTTGCCGGCgaggagaggaagagggTACTCTGACTTCTTCTTTTCGGCAGCCTTGGCCTTCTCTTCGAGGAGTACACGCTTGTAGTCGACAGGCATGACCTTGACGAAGCGTGAGAGAGCACGAGTGAAGTCGAGGAGAATACGGGCGGCAAGCTCAGAGCCAGTGTAGTGGTGATGGTCCTCAATGAGGCCACGTACAAAGGCAATCTCCTCTGGCTCTTCGATACCGGATAGTTCAACCATTTCCTGGTTGACCTTCTGCTCAAAGTCCTTGTGGATGTCCAAGACATAGGCGATACCACCAGACATACCAGCAGCAAAGTTGCGTCCAGTCGAACCAAGAACAAGGACGCGACCGCCAGTCATGTACTCGCAACCGTGGTCACCAACACCTTCAACAACCGCCGTAGCACCGGAGTTGCGCACACAGAAGCGCTCGGCAGCGATACCACGGAAGAAGCAAGTTCCGCGAGTGGCACCGTACAAGCATACATTACCGATGAGAACGTTCTCCTCGGCGCGGTATACTGCGTTGCGGGGCGGGTAGATGATCAAGCGACCACCAGACAGACCCTTACCAACATAGTCGTTAGCGTCACCCTCAAGTTCAAGAGTGACACCAGGTGCCAAATAAGCACCGAAAGACTGGCCAGCGGATCCACGGATGTTCACGTGAATGGTATCCTGGGGCAGACCAGCCTCGCCGTAACGCTTGCTAATGTGGTAAGAGAGAGTTGCACCAAGAGCACGGTCGGTGTTGACCACATCGCACTCAATGCGTGCCGGTAGACCCTTCTCCAAAGCGAGCTCGGACTCGGCGACGAGCTTGTTGTCGAGACGAACATGGAGGCGGTGGTCCTGCTTGCGGACATTGAAGGTAGCAACACCGGGGCGGAGCGTGTGTGCTGGTGTCAGGATGAGGGACAGGTCGATGTTCTCAGTCTTGGCAGTGCGGAGATCATCACGGATGCGAAGAACCTCGCAATGGCCCACCATGTCGTTGATAGTACGGAAACCAAGCTTGGCCATGATTGCGCGAAGCTCGTTGGCGATGTAGTAGAAGAAGTTGATGACATGCTCGGGTGTACCGGCAAACTTCTTCCTGAGCTCAGGGTCCTGGGTGGCGATACCGACAGGGCAGGTGTTCCTAGGCATGTTAGTCTCTCGAAACTCGAACAAGGGACGGATACGGGGACGAACAGGTGGCATTTCCTCATCATGATACACCCCATAGCAATAAGAGGAGTGGTAGCAAAGCCCCACTCCTCAGCTCCAAGTAGACAGGCGATGGCTACATCCCGTCCAGTCCTAAGTTGACCATCAGTCTGGACAATGACACGACCACGAAGGTCGTTAAGAACAAGCGTCTGATGAGTCTCGGCGAGACCCAGCTCCCAGGGAAGACCGGCATACTTGATACCAGTCCATCGAGAGGCACCAGTACCACCATCGTGGCCGGAGATGAGAATGTGGTCAGCCTTGGCCTTAGCGACACCGGAAGCGACGATACCAACACCAGTCTCGGAGACGAGCTTGACGGAGACACGAGCACGGGGGTTAGAGCACTTGAGATCGTAGATGAGTTGCTTGAGATCTTCGATGGAGTAAATGTCGTGGTGGGGAGGGGGACTGATGAGACCAACACCAGGAGTGGAATGACGAGTCTTAGCAATGGAACCAGAGACCTTGTGGCCAGGAAGCTCACCGCCCTCACCAGGCTTAGCACCTTGAGCCATCTTGATCTGAAGCTCATCGGCGTCGGCAAGGTAGTTTGAAGTGACACCGAAACGTCCGGAAGCAATCTGCTTGATAGCCGACCGCATAGTATCACCGTTCTCCATGCGCAAGCTACGCTCGGGGTCTTCACCACCCTCTCCTGTGTTTGACTTTCCACCAAGACGGTTCATGGCGACGGCGAGAGTAGAGTGAGACTCCATGGAGATGGAACCGTAGGACATGGCACCGGTAACAAATCGGCGTACAATGTCCGTCCATGGCTCGACTTGGTCAATCGGGATAGGAGCGCGGTCGTCGAAGCTAAAGTCCAAAAGACCACGGAGAGTGCAGTCCTTGATGCGTTCATACTCGGCAATTGAGTATGCCTCGTACGACTTGTCATTCTTGGTGCGAACGGCATCTTGGATGTTAGCCATGGCCGTCGGGTCGTTGACGTGAGGCTCGCCTCCGTCACGCCAGTGGTACTCGCCAGTCTCGACAAGACCGGGAACCTCAACAATGGGTCGCGATGGGTAACCCTTCTCGTGGAGAGCGAAAGCGTCCGAAGCGATCAGTTCAAAGGTCATACCCTTGATACGCGACGCTGTTCCAGTGAAGCAGCGGTCGACAACGGAGTCATCAAGACCGAGGGCCTCGAAGATCTGAGCGCCCTTGTAGGACTGAAGGGTGGAAATACCCATCTTACTCATGACCTTCAAGATACCACCATCGCAGGAGTGCTTGTAGTTGTCAATGAGCTGATCGGCAGTGAGCTTCTTGCGGATCAGGCCCTCCCTGTGCATCTTCAAGATGCACTCAATGGCGAGGTACGGGCAGATGGCATCAGCACCGTATCCGACAAGCACACACATGTGGTGTACCTCCCGGGCCTCACCAGTCTCAACAACCAAAGCAGCGTTGGATCGCCACTTGTTGCGGACAAGGTGGTGGTGGACCATACCGGTAGCCAAGCAGGCAGAGACGGCAACACGGTCAGTAGAAGCAGCGCGGTCAGTCAGGACAAGGATGTTGTCGCCAGCCTGGATACCCTCGGTAGCAGCTTCGCAGATGCGGTCAAGTGCGGCCATGTACCCATCGATACCCTCGCTCTTGGGGAAAGTAATGTCGATGCTCTTGACGGTCCAGTCAGAGTAAAGCGTATGGGCGTTGTTCAAGGCCTTGAATTCTTCAAGAGTCAGAATAGGCGATGGCAGAAGCAGACGTCCACACTGTGACTCATCCATCTCTAGGAGGTTACCCTGGGGGCCAACGTAGGTCTCCAAAGACATGACAATCGCCTCACGAATGGGGTCGATAGGGGGGTTGGTGACCTGAGCGAAGAGCTGGCGGAAGTACTCGTAGAGTAGGCGAGGCTGAGTGGACAAGCATGCAAGAGGAGCATCGTTACCCATGGATCCCAACGCCTCCTTGGAGTCAGCAGCCATAGGTCCTAGAAGCAAACTGACTTGCTCAAGGGAGTAGCCAAATGCTCGCAGACGAGGGTCCTCGTGTAGCTTGGTCTCTGTGAGCGCGTATGAAAGGTCAATACCCTTGTCTCCCACAGACTTGACAATCTTGGGGAGAGTCAAAAGGTTCTTCTCGATCCATGCGCGGAAGTCGTTGCGCTCTGCAACAGTTTTCTTCAGCTCAGCGTCATCGACAATTCGACCAGCGACAGTGTCGACGAGCAACATCCTACCGGGCTGCAGACGACCCTTCTGTACGACTCGCTCGGGCTCAATGGAAATGGTACCGACTTCTGATGCGCAAACAATGCGATCATCGTCAGTAATGTAGTAACGACAGGGACGAAGACCGTTTCGGTCCAAGTTGGCACCGCAGTACCGTCCGTCTGAGAATGTGAAAAGTGCAGGGCCATCCCAAGGCTCCATCATGCAGGCGGCCCACTCGTAGAATGCCTGCTTAGCAGGGTCCATGGTGTGGTTGCCCTGCCATGCTTCCGGAACCATGAGCATAATTGCTTCTGGCAGAGAAAGTACGCCGTTGATGGTGAGCAGCTCAAGAACGTTGTCGAAAGCTGCAGAGTCGGAACCACCATCTTCGACAATGGGATAGAGAGAGTCAAGCTCCTCGCCAAAGAGGCTGGACTTCATGACACCCTCACGTGCTCGCATCCAGTTCTTGTTTCCTCGCAGAGTGTTAATTTCACCGTTGTGGGCAGCCCATCGCAGCGGCTGTGCGCGGTCCCAACTGGGGAATGTGTTGGTCGAGAAACGCGAGTGCACCAACGCAAAGTGACCCTCGTAGTCAACATTAAGCAGGTCGTGATAGTATTCGTAGACCTGAACGGGAGAAAGCTGACCCTTGTAGACAATGTTCTTGTTACTTAAGCTGCAAACGTAGAACCAGTTGTGCAGGCCAATAACGTGTGTAGCCCGCTTTCGCATGACATACAGCTGTCGCTCAAAGTAAGCGTTGTCGTACTTTTCCTGGAAGTCGGCCTTGGGCTCCCGGGCATCGCCATAGGCAGTCTTCAGGACAACAAACGGCTGGAGAATGATGGGCTCCCGCGATAAAGCGGCAGGTCCAAGAAGAGTCGAGTCGCGGGGAACCGTTCGCCATCCGAGCACTCTCAGATCGAGCTGGTCTGCAACTTCCTCAAACATGGTCTTGGTCTCATCCAAGATGGTGGCGTCCGGCTTGAAGAACAGGTTACCAGTGGCGTACTGACCAAGCATCGGCAGCTTGTAACCTTGTTCACGCTCGAACTCTTTGAGGAAGAATCGATGGGGGATGGAGGTCATTACACCTGCACCGTCACCATCTCGTGCGTCTGAGCCCACGGCTCCTCGATGGGTCATGTTGCAGAGCAACGACCGTGCTATATAATTGTTAGCGTTCTGTTCCTAGTTAAATTTATATGGCACTTGGGtgacataaaatactggacagtGTAGGTAAGCACCCAACagacgtgtctggcgactacagtggcttttttacactagtatgtccAATATGTTATGACACCCAGGTGTAGTTCACTCTTACCATCGGAGACAATCTTGTGGCTGGCCTTGCCCTTTATATGGCTGTACAATTGTCAGTCGTCGCGCCCATGCACAACTAGATTGTCACCACTCACGCCGCAAAACCGACACCGCAAGCATCCTTCTCCAGCTCCGGATCATAGAGACCCTGCTTCAAGGGCAGCGCACCTGCCCAGGACTTGTTCTCCGGGCCATCCTGATAAGCAAACACCGACGTTTGCTCCTCTTCGATCTGGGTATCCTGGGGCAATTTTGTATCTTCGGTAAACGAGACCCGACCCATTATATCGGCAAAAGGCCGAAACTCTGGGTTggttggtggtggtggtggtatGGTGAGGGGTGCGGTATCGATATCGATGAGTGGCGGGGTCGCTCGACGCGTCGCTTCGGAGCTGCTGCTGCTCTGCTATGTATGTGAAGTCTGTGTCGCGAGAAAAACAAATCAGTCCTACGTTCTCAAGCCGATTTGTTATTGCTTAGGAGGTGGGGGTGGGAGAGTGGGAAAGATATTTGGTGCAAATGCGCCCAAGACAGTAGCTCAAAAGCAAAGCATGTGTGGGGAACTATTGCCGCGGAAAGGGGATTGGAGCCCTCAAGTCAAGAATTGGAGCTAGCGAAGGGATGGGCCAGATTTTTACCAGCTTCAGTTTGCCGGATATAGGTAATTGGTACCTATGACGCTCTTCAGACCCCAGCGGCGGCTGATAGCTGCTCTCCATGCACACAGGATAGACCGATAAGGTCGAGTAGCGAATGGGCTAACGCGGGGTGCCCACATAAAGCAGCAGTCCAG
This sequence is a window from Pyrenophora tritici-repentis strain M4 chromosome 4, whole genome shotgun sequence. Protein-coding genes within it:
- a CDS encoding GltB, Glutamate synthase domain 2, with product MGRVSFTEDTKLPQDTQIEEEQTSVFAYQDGPENKSWAGALPLKQGLYDPELEKDACGVGFAAHIKGKASHKIVSDARSLLCNMTHRGAVGSDARDGDGAGVMTSIPHRFFLKEFEREQGYKLPMLGQYATGNLFFKPDATILDETKTMFEEVADQLDLRVLGWRTVPRDSTLLGPAALSREPIILQPFVVLKTAYGDAREPKADFQEKYDNAYFERQLYVMRKRATHVIGLHNWFYVCSLSNKNIVYKGQLSPVQVYEYYHDLLNVDYEGHFALVHSRFSTNTFPSWDRAQPLRWAAHNGEINTLRGNKNWMRAREGVMKSSLFGEELDSLYPIVEDGGSDSAAFDNVLELLTINGVLSLPEAIMLMVPEAWQGNHTMDPAKQAFYEWAACMMEPWDGPALFTFSDGRYCGANLDRNGLRPCRYYITDDDRIVCASEVGTISIEPERVVQKGRLQPGRMLLVDTVAGRIVDDAELKKTVAERNDFRAWIEKNLLTLPKIVKSVGDKGIDLSYALTETKLHEDPRLRAFGYSLEQVSLLLGPMAADSKEALGSMGNDAPLACLSTQPRLLYEYFRQLFAQVTNPPIDPIREAIVMSLETYVGPQGNLLEMDESQCGRLLLPSPILTLEEFKALNNAHTLYSDWTVKSIDITFPKSEGIDGYMAALDRICEAATEGIQAGDNILVLTDRAASTDRVAVSACLATGMVHHHLVRNKWRSNAALVVETGEAREVHHMCVLVGYGADAICPYLAIECILKMHREGLIRKKLTADQLIDNYKHSCDGGILKVMSKMGISTLQSYKGAQIFEALGLDDSVVDRCFTGTASRIKGMTFELIASDAFALHEKGYPSRPIVEVPGLVETGEYHWRDGGEPHVNDPTAMANIQDAVRTKNDKSYEAYSIAEYERIKDCTLRGLLDFSFDDRAPIPIDQVEPWTDIVRRFVTGAMSYGSISMESHSTLAVAMNRLGGKSNTGEGGEDPERSLRMENGDTMRSAIKQIASGRFGVTSNYLADADELQIKMAQGAKPGEGGELPGHKVSGSIAKTRHSTPGVGLISPPPHHDIYSIEDLKQLIYDLKCSNPRARVSVKLVSETGVGIVASGVAKAKADHILISGHDGGTGASRWTGIKYAGLPWELGLAETHQTLVLNDLRGRVIVQTDGQLRTGRDVAIACLLGAEEWGFATTPLIAMGCIMMRKCHLNTCPVGIATQDPELRKKFAGTPEHVINFFYYIANELRAIMAKLGFRTINDMVGHCEVLRIRDDLRTAKTENIDLSLILTPAHTLRPGVATFNVRKQDHRLHVRLDNKLVAESELALEKGLPARIECDVVNTDRALGATLSYHISKRYGEAGLPQDTIHVNIRGSAGQSFGAYLAPGVTLELEGDANDYVGKGLSGGRLIIYPPRNAVYRAEENVLIGNVCLYGATRGTCFFRGIAAERFCVRNSGATAVVEGVGDHGCEYMTGGRVLVLGSTGRNFAAGMSGGIAYVLDIHKDFEQKVNQEMVELSGIEEPEEIAFVRGLIEDHHHYTGSELAARILLDFTRALSRFVKVMPVDYKRVLLEEKAKAAEKKKSEYPLPLLAGNPVRNVHEESRNKEAEAEAKNKKKSDLLDIEESVTDAKAEKKKALVLDKTRGFMKYQRRSEKYRNPKTRTRDWAELSQRLNEDELKYQTARCMDCGVPFCQSDTGCPISNIIPKWNELVFQGQWRDALNRLLMTNNFPEFTGRVCPAPCEGACVLGINEDPVGIKSIECAIIDRGFEKGWMIPSPPQVRSGKTVAIIGSGPAGLACADQLNKAGHSVTVFERADRVGGLLMYGIPNMKLDKKVVQRRVDFMAAEGIVFKTGVTVGEEGQTNLEKLRSEYDAVVFATGATVARDLPIPNRNLEGIHYAMQFLHKNTKSLLDSDLADDAYISAKDKNVIVIGGGDTGNDCIGTSVRHGAKSVVNFELLPQPPPERARDNPWPQWPRIFRTDYGHNEVKTHMGKDPREYCVMSKDFVDDGSGKVKGINTVRVEWTKSASGGWDMKHVEGSEQFFPADLVLLSMGFLGPEQRVMSDVIELDGRKNIKTPPGHYNTNLSGVFAAGDCRRGQSLIVWGINEGRQCARDVDTFLTGYGTSLPVTGGIVKRPPYEAMTKASRDLKEQLVTVAA